The genome window GATGATGATGTCGTCAAAATCGTCGGTCATGATCAGAACTTCAAGGCCCTTCTCCTTGAACACTTCAAGGTAGGGAGACGCTTCGGCACTGGCCCGGTCACTGCCGGTAATGTAATAGATTTCCTTCTGATCCTCGCCCATCCGCTCAATGTAATCGGCCAGAGTGGTGGTTTTACCCGGCTCCGTTGTGGTGGATTCAAACAGCAACAGGTCGGCAATGGTCTCCTTACGCTCAAAGTCGTGATGAATGCCCTCTTTGAGGATTCGGCCGAACTCGGCGTAGAATTTCTCGTAAGCTTCCAGGTCGTTCTTCTTCATTTGACCCAAGGTATCAAGAACCTTTTTGATCAGGTTTTTCTTGATGACATTGACCACCTTGTTCTCCTGAAGCATCTCACGGCTGACATTCAGCGGCAGATCTGACGACTCGACCACACCTTTGACAAAGCGCAGATAGGTGGGCAACATCGCTTCACAGTGATCCATAATCTGCACCCGGCGTACATACAAGGCCGGACCGATTTTGTAATCTTGATAGAAAATATCGTAGGGACGTTTTTCCGGCAGGTATAACAACGCGGAAAACTCGGTAGTTCCTTCTGCCCGGTAGTGAATCACCTTGGCCGGATCGGTAAAATCATGAGAAAGGTGCTTGTAAAACTCATTGTACTCTTCGTCGCTGATCTCATCCTTACTTTTCAGCCAGATGGCTTTTTGCGAGTTCAGGGTCTCTTCTTTGGTTTCGGTGACGGATTTTTCTTCGTCTTCCGGATCCGGTGTGGTCCGGGTCACTTCCATGACAATGGGATACTCAATGAAGTCGGAGTACTGCTTGACGATTTTACGCAGTTCCCACTCTTCGAGATACGAGGTCTCGTCTTCCTTGAGCTTGAGGATCACGTCGGTGCCTTTGCCGTCCTTTTCCCCGTCTTCCAGAGTGTAAGTGCCATCGGCATCCGACTTCCACACCACGGCATGGTTGGCATCAGCCCCAGCTTTGCGGGTGATCACCGTGACCTGGTC of Desulfuromonas acetoxidans DSM 684 contains these proteins:
- the htpG gene encoding molecular chaperone HtpG, whose product is MSSFPTASDAIDKARYESLTDASIAEGGDEWKVELIADKEAGTLTIRDNGIGMTRDEAVEALGTIAHSGTKEFIKLLESREVENNPELIGQFGVGFYSSFMVADQVTVITRKAGADANHAVVWKSDADGTYTLEDGEKDGKGTDVILKLKEDETSYLEEWELRKIVKQYSDFIEYPIVMEVTRTTPDPEDEEKSVTETKEETLNSQKAIWLKSKDEISDEEYNEFYKHLSHDFTDPAKVIHYRAEGTTEFSALLYLPEKRPYDIFYQDYKIGPALYVRRVQIMDHCEAMLPTYLRFVKGVVESSDLPLNVSREMLQENKVVNVIKKNLIKKVLDTLGQMKKNDLEAYEKFYAEFGRILKEGIHHDFERKETIADLLLFESTTTEPGKTTTLADYIERMGEDQKEIYYITGSDRASAEASPYLEVFKEKGLEVLIMTDDFDDIIISGLGSYQEKPFQSAIKGDLDLGETDKEEQKKTFGDLLELMKEELKDVVSDVRISGRLKDSAVCLVAGEHDLDPKMAKMFEAMGQDVPQGQRVLEVNPGHDLIGRMKEAFAENSGSEQLKEYVGLLYDQALLLEGDKPRDPVAFSRALSKLMAQGVSM